The following nucleotide sequence is from Capra hircus breed San Clemente chromosome 4, ASM170441v1, whole genome shotgun sequence.
agaacactggagtgggttgccatttccttctccaatgcatgaaagtgaaaagtcaaagtgaagtcgcttagtcatgtccgactcttagcgaccccatggactgtagcccaccaggctcctccatccatgggattttccaggcaagagtactggggaggggtgccattgccttttccaactggggattaaacctgggctccggcagtgaaagcaccaactcctaaccactggactaccagggaatccccataaattactttttattccCCCTTCCCTCTAAGCTCCACTTCCACGCAGATCTAAAAGGATTTCCGACTGTGGGCCTTTATTCAGGGCCAACAAGAGACTTGAATGATTCTGAGACTAGCATTCTTTCCAACTTAGGCCATGGTATAACATTTCTGATAGGAAGAAATACAAAGTGGTGCTGTAAAACAAGGGCAGAGAGCTAAATGCTAAATTCTAAAGCTGTGGGTCCTTGAAATGGCTACACTTAGAAGCTTGCACATTCGAGCAATATTGTTTTTAACCTTAGTCTATGGGTCCCACAAAGGGGTCCTCTGATTAAGTTCAATATATGAATGAGACCTCTGttagtcactgtcatgtccaaactctttgagatcccatggactgtgagccgccaggctcctctgtccatgtgattctccaagcaaggatactaagtgggttgtcattcccttctccagcggatcttcccaacccaggtctctcgcattgtaggcagattctttactatctaagccacctAAAATAATATGTGTATAAGCAATTATTTTCCTAAAGAGAACATTGTTAGATTTCATCTACCTAGACTATGTAATTTATTGCCCGAATCACCAGACTTTTTAAAGTAAAGGGGGATGTTCTCAGTTAATATGCTCAACAACAGGCTTAACCTGAGAATTTTCTGGGCAAACTGAGAATATAGTCACTTTACTCATGACCCAAGAAAGTAATACATCGCTGCACCAGGTAATTTGGCTTTTCATTACTTCAACCCAAGTGACATTCATGAATTTTGATTGAAGGCAATTGATTTTTATACAATCAAGTGTATTATACAAGTGTCTTGGCTAGATGTCAGAGAGCTCTGGAAACCATTCAGCTGCCTCTCTTCTCCAGTTCTAAGCCTTACCACCTGCATTCGATGCTGGTTGCTGTTTTGTACTCTGCAGTTACTACTAACCCTGGATTCAGGAAATGGTGTGGTCCTGGAAATGTATGTCTTCGTATAAAGAGATTCTTTCTTGTGCTTTAGAAGCACTTATTTTCCTCATCCTCCTAAATGGATAAAAATTATCTAGGTTTGGTAATGAGTCTTCCTCTCTACACTTTCCCTTGAGATACATCTAATTGTATCTATAACATCAAATATATCAATGATTGGGTCACAGTCTTTGATCCATATCAGAGTCCCTAATTCTAGACTCAGGAAATAGGTCCAACCTAGAGGTAAATCTGCTTTCTCTTCGCTAGTCCCTAGAAGGAATAGAAAAAAAGTTTCTATTGATGAAGTAACCAATGAAGTAATTCAAATCTGTAACTGATGAAGTAACTCAAATCTGTAGTATTAAGACTTCCAGGTGAAGCTGAAGAATAAGTTTTGAAAATAGTGGAAAAAcctttatgtgtttgttagtgaAGTGCTTGTACGATATAACAGAAATCTCTTTTAGAGAAGCTGAATATTGGTCTGTGACTCTAATGAAGAACGTGACTAGAATTAGgatttttaatttagaattataatgtatttggctgtgaaaaatatttgtaagattAATATAACCTGAATTGCTAATCAGTAACTTTAATTTGTGATATTTACAAGAATTGCTAAAGTGCTTAGAAAAGTTTGGGTCATTACATTGGCAAATGTACCCTgttgaacattttaaaagtttaaaagaattaGATGTACtagcattaaatttgtaaatgtaGGTAAAAATACTTAGAAGAATTTCATTAAAGAAATTTGTAAAAGGGGGCTATTTCATATATCAAATTTAGCCTATTGAAATGTAATCTATCTGATTTAGGTCAGTTTAATTTGATGATACTTATTTTACTCAAATAGCAAGAAACaaattctaggacttccctggtggtacagtagataagaatcggcctgccaatgcaggggacacaggttccatccctcgtCCCAGACGCTTTTACGTGCCacaggaacaactaagcctgttcaccacaactcctgaggctgtgccctggagcccagaagctgcaaccactgagccggCGCGCGCGCCCCAGAGTGTGTGCTCTACATCAAGAGAGGCCGGGGCAGTGAGAaccccacacactgcaacaaagaataacccctgctcaccgcaactagagaaagccctctcagagcaacaaggacccagagcagcctaaacaaaatttttttaaaaaagaaaccagttCTAGATATCTGATTACAGCATTATGCTTATAGTTTAAAATATCATCTTGCACACTTCATTGGTTAAGAGGATAGCTATATTTTATGcgattttttttcttactataataaaaaaaattaaaatagattttGAATTTTATGCCAAACTTCTCTGTGCtgaggcgcttcagtcgtgttcgactctttgtaaccccatggactatagcctgccaggttcctctggcaggAACCTTgcctgattctccaggcaagaatactggagtgggccaccatttccttctccagcaaaacTTCTCTAATCAAAACCAAATTATTTTTGTATACTttatacaaataaacaaaatttgtaTACTTTTAAACAAACTTTTAGATGTAGGAAGAACTAGGTgtttacattttacttttaatacagtatcagttcagttcagttcagtcgctcagtcgtgtctgactctttgcaaccccatgaattgcagcatgccaagcctccctgtccatcccaagaAATGGGAAACGATTGTATTTGTACACAGAAGCCCCcatacagctgagtgactttcatagaGAAGCAAGTTCTGTACCATCGATAGTATATTccagtgcttactatgtgctatgtaccattctaaatattttttctcaattattttatATAGCCTTCCACAGATCCTATAAAGTGAGTCTTACTGTTTCCACTTCACAAAGAAGACAACTCAAgtacagagaggttaggtaatttGCAGGAGTTAGAAGTATATGTAGTAATCATCACACTAAATTTGAACTCAAACCAAAGGTGAATCTATAAAATGCCCCCTTCACCATCGCAGGACACTTCCTCTTGAGGATGAAGTCTAAACTCCTTAAAACAGTATTCAAGGTCCCGAGTAAATCAAATAGCCCCCAAACAACTTTTCAAACCTATTGTTTATGAGTTGCCCAGATGTATCTGACTCTAGTCAGGGGTGGTTCCACTAAATATCCAACAAACATATTTtgggaattctttatcactgtctgCATCTGGAAACCTTGCTGTCTAGCATTAGTCATAGCATTTTCATGACTAGCAATCGCTATCTCCTCTGAAAAATAATAAGAGCTGATACCTCTACCACTtctcgtgttggactctttgtgaccccatagactgcagcatgctaggtttccctgtccctcaccatctcctggaattgctcaaactcacgtccattgagtcggtgatgccatccaaccatctcctcctctgtcaccccctgctcctcttgccctcagtctttcccagcatcagggtcttttacccATCCATTATGGCATGCTCTTCTCATGCAGATGATTAATTTTTAGTGTGGGTCAATCTTAACTCTTCAATCAGATCATTAATAACCTTACAGCAGAGATAATGTATTCAGTGTCTTTGTTTCCCCATGGGTATGGCTTACCATCCTGAATTGCAACTGTCCATGGATGTGTTTGTCTACCTCAATAACTGAccatgtctttttcattttcctatcttTAATGTCAGGCATAGTGTTTGCTACATAATCAGGCTTCAAGAATATTTGGTGAAGTGGGTGCtcaagtgtgtccaactctttgcaaccccatggactgtagcctgccaggctcctcttccatgggatttttcaggcaagaacactagagtgggttgccatttcctccttcacgggatcttcctgacccaggggtcgaacccgtgtctcctgcattggcaggcagattctcttccactgagccacctgggaagcccatataaaagGCTTACTGCTTTTCAAAGTTGAGCtcaaatcattatttttattcaaattcCTAAAGAGATTATTTCTGTGAATTCATTTCAAATGAAAACTCACCGTTTTTGAAATCCCTTCCTATTTTGCCCACAGAAACTCAGGCTTTATCAAAAAATTCACCtgcttgaaaatattttgaaatagtaTGATCTCAactcatttcaaattttatttttatagggcTTGCATCTCATTAGCTAATTTTCTGTTGTTAAAGATTTTTCTGTTCTGAACTTTTAAGGATTACACATAGTTTTCACaggattaaaattttttacaGAAAACCCAAGTCCAGTCTTAAAATGTTGAGTGAATTATTGCATAAATTTAAATGAGAAAGTAGTTGCACATCTTAGTTTATAGGTGTGAAAAATGATGGAAATAGCTTCCTGCTATGCTTAGCAGTAAAGTTTGCCATTGAATGAGAGAATATCTGTGAAATACCTTTGAATTCTTTGGAGGGGAGTTCCTGCAGGTGATTAATAAAAACTCATAGTGTTAGGATATCTTTTCTTCAATAACTTCCTTAGTTTTAATATATTATAGGAATTTTTGGTTTGGATTACTTTCGTACCTACAGTGAATACACATTTTGTTTGCCAAGAAAAGGAAGTACATTGCGTGAAATAATTTATACCATAATGGAGGACAGCAGCTTATATGAGTGTAGGGGTTAGAACAGTGAATCATCTCTTGTGTGTTTCTAACTAAATAGAGGCAATCTgcccaagagagagagaaaaaaaaaatttctacaaACCACAAATTCCATCCAATCACGTAAAGACAAATCAGCCTTCAGGCAAATCAAATGTCTTCATTTAAACTGTACCTGGATTTGGCACTCTGCCCACCTTTCTCAGATCTCTTAACAATATGCTTTCACAAAGAGTTAAAGGCATGCATACTGAAAGGGACTCCCTCtgcaacattattttttaaaaacagggaaCTCTTTAGCCCCGGGAAGACCTGGGGAAAGAAAAGTTCCTTTCAGAGTCTGCACCATGTGAATACAGGATTAGTGGGTGGGATCGAGGTGTGCTCAGGTGCATAAATAGAGGCGTGGGCTGAGCTAGCATACTAGGAAGCTTGGACTGCATCGAGGCCTCCTGGCTCACACAGACAGGTGGGTGGGGAGATCCAGGTAAGGCTCCTGACAGTATTGTTAGACGGGCACCTGTTAGAATGAGCTTTGGCCTCTGGTTACCATGTAAAGGTGTAGGCAATCCACAGGCAGAGGAGTGCGGGGCAGTTCCAGGAGCAGCAAAATGGGATTTGGAGAGGGAATTGATGGAATTTTCACCAGAGGCTTCCTAGAACCTCTCTGTGAAGCGATGTTCCTGAGCTGATTCAAGGTAATGCTTTCCCTTCCAGAAAATGAGAGGTTTAAGAGCGAGCCAACTCCTAGAGTTTTCAAGCCTGACACACAGCCCAGGGTCTCCTGTCTTGGTTACTGAGCCCTGATCACCATCTAATGCTTGTTTCTTTCTTACTGGCAAAGCAAAGACTCACAGGGCTGTGAAACGTCAGCTCAGATTAGCTGCTGGGGATTACCAATCAGAATATTATTGCAAATCAGGAAATAGCTTTCCTTCTGTGTCTGATATAAAGATATCCTTATTGCTTATTCAGTCTTTAAATTCATAGGGCAGAATGTAAAAGGAGAGATCTGGTTACTTTCCTAAAGCATTTATGAACAAGGACATTGAAACCTCCTGCAAGGCATTCATTGATGAAGACAGAGATATAATGAGCAGTGAAAAGTGCTGGtttcatagtgtgtgtgtgtgtgtgtgtgtgtgtgtgtgtgtctccaaaTTATCAGTGTCCTCCATGGTTAGCTTTCTGTTTTGAGGTGGTTTATGCATGCAATTTGCAGATCACAGTCAATTCAGGACTAAAAATTGATGTGTTGAAAACAGTACAGTGAATCTCAGAAAATCTTGTTTGTACAGCAGGAGTTATATTCGGCTCCCTTGAGTCGTTCTGCCAAAAAACATGTATGAGGTATCAATAGTTCCAATCTGAAAGCTGCAAAGCTGTAACAGGAGGTCCTAATGGCCACTTGCACAACAAGAATTGTCAGTGAATGACATAAATACTTCACCACCTGTTTACTGCTATTTTTGCTAATATACATTTGTTgccatacataaaatataaaatcaaacgTTTGTCGATAAATTTCAACCCATTACTTGCATGATATTTTCTGAATCAACCATTATCCTGAATAGTGTAATTATTCTCACATAAGGGTTCTTGGTTTTTAGTGTTGTTGGCATGAAAAAGAAGTCTTTGTAACAAAAAGGCTAGAAGACTTGTGTAGCACAGTTGGGGTGCTTGTGCAAAATACTGGATACAAAAATTGTTACTGGCATTTCTGTATCTTTACGGATATAGAAAATGAAGACAGTGTATCCCTGTTTTTTGCTTACGTCTTTTTTGTGAGACATTGCGTGGCTACTACATATTATGACATAGACAATAATTGGTCAGATTAATACAAGGCATCATCTGGATTTGGTAACTTagcaatgccttttttttttttaattggctaatGCTTAACAAaggcttccccaggtggctcaatggtaaagaatccacctgtcaatgcaggagatgtgggttcagtccctgggttgggaagatcccctggagaaggaaatggccactcattccagtattcttgcctgggaaattccatggtcagaggagcctggcaggctaccgtccaaggggtctcaaaagagtgggacatgacatcacaactaaacaacaatgcttAACATGCTATCAGAATATAAGAAAGTTTACCCCTTAAAAACACTGAACATTGATGGTCCATCCTGTTTCTCTTGCAGAGTTCATTTCATTTGAAACACACCAATATTAAGAGTTAGGTGTTTCTTTTTAACCAATTTCAGTCTTCGGCTTTACTAGCATCCCAAGTCTCCAGCTTTGCACGTCATGGTCCCTGGACAGCCCTAGTGACTCGTTAGTGCAATTCACTTTGCTAGCTCACTTACTTCCTCACTCACTCATGGACCTTACCTTGCTATTCTCTTTCCCATTCAAAAGCATCTGCTTTGAAATAGTACAACATTTCCTGATATTTAAATTTGGAatactggaaagaaaagaaaaattaacaaagagACATTTACGAGATTGGTCTCTCTGTGTGATGAGTCCCATAGAATATTTTATgggataaaatagaaatattttgtgCATAACCACCTACCTATACAGGCCCACACTAAGCGTCAAAGAATTAGCTCACTGGAAGAAATTTCCACTGATGTATTTTAACCAGTTCAGAACCAATATATCTAGAGTTTGAGTAAATGTTACACTAGGGAGAGAGCTGTGTGTATGCAAGCCTTTagttaaaagataaaaagttggcagtttctaaatgaaataaatcatttcACTCAGATCTTATTTTTCAATGGCAGTGTCCccattttaacaaatattaaagaaatatgtATGTTTAGGGCAACTTTTTCCAAATGGGAAGATGGGAGCCAGCAGTGCAAAGTGGCAAGATCCAAAAGCCTTGGTTCTATGCCCCTCTCATTGGTCTTCATTTCTCTGAATTTCAGattcttcatctacaaaatgagacACTGGGGAGGTGGGGAAAGAGGATGTAACTCCTAAGTTGTCTTCTACTATGatgttttttagaaaaatataaaatttaaaagcaaattccCTTAACTATAAGAATATATACATCTATCtcctaattttcttaaaatatatctgtatctatttcTACATTGTATATTTCTATGGAGATCTTAATcagtatattttttttctatacagATCTTATATAGAGGTGGATAGATAGAAATTTATACTATGCATTCTTAGGAAAGTTCTGTGGAAGGTATTTTTGCACTCCAATTGCATGTGCTCAATCCCATCTAAGCCTCAATTCTTGTTGTGTCCCACGGTTGGGTTGCAATctaaagactttgaaaaattgCTAGTTTCTTTTAGTTTTACTGGCTTCTTGCTAATTTACTTGTTTTCCATATCAGATTTGCCATGGAGAAGATTCCAGTGTCAGCATTCCTGCTGCTGGTGGCCCTCTCCTACACTCTGGCCAAAGAAACCACAGTCAAACCAGGAGCTAAGAAGGACACAAAGGACTCTCAACTCAAACTGCCCCAGACCCTCTCCAGAGGTAGGAGTCACACTCCCACTGGCCTCCAATTATACTTAATTGGGAAGGATTTAACTCTCAGACCTGAGATCTGTGTGAACAAATTTTTGTATGTGTTCTTTCTACATTTATCAAAGTTTaccattatttctattttctccagAGGTTTTTGCTCTTCTTTAGTATCAAGTATATAATGATCCCAGTTTTACAACTGTGTATCAACAGCTCTGGGTCTGAAAACATAACAGTTTTAGATAAACTGGGTTTTTTTGTTCTAGGTTGGGGAGACCAACTCATCTGGACCCAGACATATGAAGAAGCTTTATACAAATCCAAGACAAGGTAAAGACAAGTTTAGGGAACTCTCTCAAAGCTCTCAAGAGAGCCATCTAGCGATCTTTAGTGACACACAAAATCCTACTCATTAAACATGATCCTATCTCTCTTTGTCTCTTGAAGCAATAAACCCTTGATGATTATTCACCACTTGGATGAATGCCCACACAGTCAAGGTAATTTATACTtctaaatataatttcttttatagGTTTATAGCTTTAGAGGGAGGGTTCAGATCTCTCATCTTTATACCCTTAGCACCCAGCACAGttgaattaaaaagaatattttatgtaGTAAACACAGTAACTTCAAATATTTCCACGTTTTGTGTTAACCATTGGCTCACAGTTTGAAAATACCAGCTCTAGAATTCATCCCTGACTTCTTGCTTTGTCTTTTATCCCACATTCAATACATCAACAAATACCAAAGATTTACCCTCACAGTATGTCCAAAGGCCAGCACCAGCCTCCTGTGCACACCATCTGCGCAATCACACAGGACACAGCGCTTCAAAGGCTCCTATGCTTGTTGTAAAGATCAGCTGTTGCCATCTTAAAAGTCATAGTAATTTTTGAACAAAGGGCTCCATATTTTCATTTGGcactggtgatggtggtttagttgctgtctgactcttgtgacccgatggactgtagcccgccaggctcctttgtccatgggatttcccaagcaagaatactggagtgggttgccatttccttcttcagggggatctttccaacccagggatcaaacccaagtctcctgcattgcaggtggattctttacctctgagacaGGCACTGGGCCTCATATATTACATAGCTGCTGCCCAAATGCAGCCACTTCCTACCTTACTGCTACTGCCCTGGTCCAAACCTAGATGAGATCTTGCCTAGCTCTGTGACAGGCACCTACCTGGCTACCCTAGGATGCATCCCTAATGTCTTTGAACGTATCAGCCTCTCACTCCAATGTCATTTCCTCAAAGAACTCTTCCCTGAACATTCTATACTTTTAAACCtcttgctttgctttctttttcttcaaagtgCTTATCTCCACCTAAAACTACTTGCTTGTTTATGATCTGTCTCCTACATAAGCATTTCAGTCCTATGAAGaaagcacattttatttttttcccactgctttatTCCCAGTACATGAAACAGTCTTGCCACATAGTAACCACTCAGTAaacatgggttaaaaaaaaattaagagatgaATGATTGACTGACTGAGCAGGAGAAACAAAGCTGGTCAATGGTCTAGATATTTCTTTGTTAACCATTTGCAGAAAGGGTGGGGTTCAATACTGTATTAAAAATACAgttcagtttattattttttttttttattttttttttttttaaattttaaaatcttaaattcttacatgcgttcccaaacatgaagaaCAATGGTTTTACCTGGTGATGAGATGAATGCTTCactatttttctttgcattataGCTTTAAAGAAGGCATttgctgaaaataaagaaatccagAAATTGGCAGACCAGTTTGTCCTCCTCAATCTAGTTGTAAGTTAGCTCTTCATCCTCACTACCATTTCTCTCAGTATTTGAAATGGATGGTTcctttttcctctatgtcttaATCATACTACTTTAACGGGGATCTGTTCTGAATACCACATCGCATAGACTACAGagagaaaagattttattttgcatCTGTCTTGCATGTCTACATTTTTGTTTACATGTGTGCGTATATATGTGATCACATccgtgcccagttgctcagttgtgtccgactctgcaaccccatggactgtagcctgctaggcccctctgtccgtggaatttcccagacaagaatagtggagtagttgccatttccttctccaggcaatcttccaaATCAGGGATTTTGTTTAGTGACTAATAATTTTAAACTGTCTGAATAACACTCTCCTGTGGTCCGGGATTTCTTGGTTGCTGTAATAAGCGGGAAGTCTTTGGCATTTACCAATTCCTTGCTGTGCCCCTTTCCCCTGCAGTCCTGGCTGCTCTCCACCCCTCCAtgtgccctctctctctctggaagaGACAGCTTTCTGGGTGGCCAAATATAATCACTTCACGAATGCTGTGGGCCAATGCTTCCCTATCCTAATTGGCCATCACCACCTCTCTTCATGGTAAAGCTTTCTGTTTTTACAAGTTCTACTCGGTGTAGAGACAGGATCCACTTCTGTTTCAAAGGCAAGCGATCAGTAAACAACTCAGAAAACTCTTTCATAACCCTGTGTCACCCgggacttctctctctctctcctctttctgggTTGACAGGTGAGCTTCTTCAAGGAGCATCCATACCAGCCGTTCTTCTTCACCTCCTTCCACAGGCTCCTCTTTCTCCATTTATCCCCTTAATATAAGTGAGTTCCTGATCTCTATTCGATCtatttctctttccatctttTATATTCTCTATGGACAATTTCATCCAGACCTGCTCACTGGTAACTCCCCCGTCTTCCTCGAATACACAACAGCTTCCAATCTGTGTCCACAACCAAATTCCAGAAATCTTGCAATCAGCTTTAATGTGATATGTCCAACACCGAATTTATCAACATAACAGGTTTTTCaaaaagttcttttttctccattccCTATTCCATTAGAGTGTTATTCTAGACTTGACTCTCTGGCAGTCATGAAGGCCTGTGGTTCTGACTTGGAAACAGTCTTACTATTGGTCACTTCCCTGTAAATCCAGGACAGCTGTTTTAGTGTAGGAGTTTTTCACTTTACTAGCTTACAGTAACTGGCTCTCTGACTGCAAAGTAAATCCTGTCTGATTCCACATGATTGTCAGGGTAATTACTCTAAAAACCGAATCAGGATCA
It contains:
- the AGR2 gene encoding anterior gradient protein 2 homolog — translated: MEKIPVSAFLLLVALSYTLAKETTVKPGAKKDTKDSQLKLPQTLSRGWGDQLIWTQTYEEALYKSKTSNKPLMIIHHLDECPHSQALKKAFAENKEIQKLADQFVLLNLVYETTDKHLSPDGQYVPRILFVDPSLTVRADITGRYSNRLYAYEPSDTALLLDNMKKALKLLKTEL